The nucleotide sequence GTTAAAACCCCTGCGGCTGCCGGTATCCCAATTATGTTATAGATAAAGGCCCAAAACAGGTTTTGTTTTATTGTTTTAATTGTAAGGCGTGAAAGTGCAATGGCCTTAGAAACACTCATCAGGTCACCTTTGACCAAAATTATATCGGCTGATTCGACTGCTATATCTGTGCCGGTGCCCAGTGCAATCCCTATGTGGGCCTCTGAAAGTGCCGGAGCATCGTTTATGCCGTCCCCCACCATTGCTGTAAACATGCCTGAATCTTTTAACTCTCTTATTACTTTGATTTTATCCTCAGGCAGTAATCCTGAATAAACCGTGTCTATGCCTGTCTCTTGTGCTATCAGTCGTGCCACGGTTTCATTGTCTCCGGTAAGCATCACAGGGGTAATCCCTGAGTGTTTCAACTCACCGACGGCTGCCTTTGATGTCGCCTTAAGTGTGTCGGATATAGAAAACACGGCGTATGGTCTATTGTTGAGCGCTAAAATGACGGCAGACTTACCCTCACCTGAAATTGTTGCAAGCGTATTGTGGAAAGCGGACAAATTCACTTTAGAATCCTTCAATAATTTCTCACTTCCGATTAAAACTACATCCTTTCCGCCACTTATAACGCCTGTAATGCCGCCTCCTGTTATTGAACGAAAAGAATCAAACTCGTAAAGTGCAATCTCACGCTTTTGTGCCTCATTTACGATTGCCTTTGCTATGGGGTGTTCGGAGTAGTGTTCACCGGAGGCGGCTATTTTAAGGGCTTCAGTTTCATTCATTTCAGTATCAACAAAAATACCTGTAACAGAGGGTTTCCCCTCAGTAATAGTACCGGTTTTATCAAATGCTATGACATTTACTTTGCATAAGTTTTCAAGAGCTACGGCGTTTCGTATCAGAATTCCGCTCTCGGCCCCCTTTCCGGTTGCAACCATAATAGCGGTTGGGGTAGCTAACCCCAGAGCACACGGACAGGCGATTATTAAGACCGCTATAAAACTCATTAAACCTTTCTGAAAACCGTACGTATGGTCAAATAAAAACCATAGCACAAAGGTCAGGACTGATAAGCCTATAACTGTGGGAACAAACACTGAGGCTGCTGTGTCGGCAATCCTCTGAATTGGGGCTTTAGAGCCCTGTGCCTCCTCAATAAGTTTAATAATTCGAGCAAGGGACGATTCCCGTCCGGTTTTAAGCGCCCGCATTATAAAGGCACCTGAGGTGTTAACAGTGCCGCTTCTGATTTTATCGCCGGCATTTTTCTCTACAGGGAGACTTTCACCGGTCAGCATTGACTCATCAATGGCGGAGCTGCCGTCTGTTATCTCTCCGTCAACGGCTAACCGCTCCCCGGGCCGTACTAAAATAATATCTCCAACCGTCACGGCGTCAACAGAAACAATATGCTCCTTACCGTCTCTTATAACGGAAGCAGTGTCAGGCTGCAATTTAATAAGTTTTTTAATAGCCTCTGAGGTGCGCCC is from Nitrospirae bacterium YQR-1 and encodes:
- a CDS encoding heavy metal translocating P-type ATPase, with the translated sequence MSDKKTLNIQITGMSCAVCAGSVEKAVKSLNGVLDAVVNFAAARATVIYAPGLITPEGIAEAVKNAGYTAHITQSNVSDTETEQEHSLLKFQLILSGSLTAVIMAGSMLSVAVLSNPWVLLCLATVVQFWPGLIFYKAAFSALKHFTTNMNTLVAVGTTAAYFYSTFEVLFPHLLLNSHREFPHLYFETAAAIITFVIMGRFLEVRARGRTSEAIKKLIKLQPDTASVIRDGKEHIVSVDAVTVGDIILVRPGERLAVDGEITDGSSAIDESMLTGESLPVEKNAGDKIRSGTVNTSGAFIMRALKTGRESSLARIIKLIEEAQGSKAPIQRIADTAASVFVPTVIGLSVLTFVLWFLFDHTYGFQKGLMSFIAVLIIACPCALGLATPTAIMVATGKGAESGILIRNAVALENLCKVNVIAFDKTGTITEGKPSVTGIFVDTEMNETEALKIAASGEHYSEHPIAKAIVNEAQKREIALYEFDSFRSITGGGITGVISGGKDVVLIGSEKLLKDSKVNLSAFHNTLATISGEGKSAVILALNNRPYAVFSISDTLKATSKAAVGELKHSGITPVMLTGDNETVARLIAQETGIDTVYSGLLPEDKIKVIRELKDSGMFTAMVGDGINDAPALSEAHIGIALGTGTDIAVESADIILVKGDLMSVSKAIALSRLTIKTIKQNLFWAFIYNIIGIPAAAGVLTLFGGPALNPMLASLAMSLSSVSVVTNSLRIKKKKL